The Tenebrio molitor chromosome 5, icTenMoli1.1, whole genome shotgun sequence genome has a segment encoding these proteins:
- the LOC138131639 gene encoding ribonuclease H2 subunit B gives MPRVKASPKKCIKTNLQQPANSWVFLLKGEALELSDQYTGTGTPDIVTLRHPNTGESAVFLFSPANNSVQEILTYNEAKRSWFIDESVKSDGKMQLSTPIDPIFLVLPYLRRYCVNQAAPLEQLLRDDDFPETERLLKSSGLKYLNLIADRKVSPGMGDEELVAYKYNEDKTLSWLKKKTERVAEILKQKNIHVGSGAMSATFVKSSKSDSSDADSYLRYAHGIVSEYLMDDLSQKLLKFLNLPEDPQFNLKRKSTNSYSASDAKKTKVEEENKSSTSNVLDLSKPEQKTTKTPGITAKDKARSKAASGSKTISSFFKKT, from the exons ATGCCTCGCGTTAAGGCCTCACCGAAAAAGTGTATCAAAACGAACCTCCAACAACCAGCGAACTCCTGGGTTTTCCTGCTCAAGG GGGAGGCTCTGGAGCTGAGCGACCAGTACACGGGCACAGGGACCCCGGATATCGTCACGTTGAGACACCCGAACACGGGAGAATCGGCCGTTTTTCTATTTTCCCCCGCCAACAACTCTGTACAGGAAATTCTTACGTACAATGAAGCCAAGCGTTCGTGGTTCATCGACGAGTCTGTCAAAAGCGACGGCAAAATGCAGCTGTCGACCCCAATAGACCCCATATTTTTAG TACTACCATACTTGAGAAGATACTGTGTCAATCAAGCGGCACCTCTGGAGCAGCTTCTGCGAGATGACGATTTCCCGGAGACGGAGAGGTTACTGAAATCTAGCGGACTCAAATACCTGAATCTCATAGCCGACAGAAAAGTGTCTCCAGGAATG GGCGACGAGGAACTCGTGGCGTACAAGTACAACGAAGACAAGACCCTGTCGTGGCTGAAGAAGAAGACCGAGCGCGTGGCGGAGATCCTGAAGCAGAAGAACATCCACGTGGGGTCCGGCGCGATGTCCGCGACGTTCGTGAAATCGTCGAAATCGGACTCGTCGGACGCCGACTCGTATTTGCGGTACGCCCACGGGATCGTGTCCGAATACCTGATGGACGATCTTAGCCAAAAACTCCTGAAATTCCTAAATCTGCCCGAAGATCCCCAGTTTAACCTGAAACGTAAAAGCACGAACTCTTACTCGGCGAGCGACGCGAAAAAAACGAAAGTCGAGGAGGAGAACAAGAGCAGCACCTCGAACGTCCTCGACCTGAGCAAGCCCGAGCAGAAGACGACGAAAACGCCGGGGATTACCGCCAAGGACAAGGCCCGGTCCAAGGCGGCCAGCGGGAGCAAAACTATAAGTTCTTTCTTTAAGAAGACCTAA
- the bonsai gene encoding small ribosomal subunit protein uS15m, producing MNITRNVLNIARYVSPSNLTLKHSGCRSYAFKSDLKIKWVRPEKIPCIRPEKSGDLECVPKIDLSQPQLLFRESKELETADETVKKLFSLEYAPRRKLTQAYFQDMKEIVKRHPFDVGSVEVQIARWTGIIRAYQELMERFPRNKRMKVVLKELIDRRKKKLKYLRRWDYKRFEWLLETLNIVYKPPPNHFHWVTRKESLRKLTDKYCENIKQERLETYKQMLQAEQPVFLQEKIRALEFMRNEQQECGVEVTVTDEEIEAVRKQLQDLEKDKL from the coding sequence ATGAATATCACTCGAAATGTTCTCAACATAGCTCGTTACGTGTCGCCGAGCAACCTAACCTTAAAACATTCTGGTTGTCGATCTTACGCGTTCAAGAgcgatttaaaaataaaatgggtTCGTCCGGAAAAGATTCCTTGCATCAGACCAGAGAAAAGCGGCGATCTCGAATGTGTCCCCAAAATCGACTTGAGTCAACCCCAACTGTTGTTCCGCGAATCCAAAGAACTTGAAACCGCCGACGAAACGGTGAAGAAACTGTTTTCTTTAGAATACGCCCCACGGAGAAAACTCACGCAAGCCTACTTTCAAGACATGAAGGAAATAGTTAAAAGACATCCCTTCGATGTGGGTTCAGTTGAGGTGCAAATTGCTAGATGGACAGGCATTATTAGGGCTTATCAGGAGTTGATGGAGCGGTTTCCGCGGAACAAACGGATGAAAGTGGTTTTGAAGGAGTTGATAGACAggaggaaaaaaaagttgaagtaTTTGCGGCGTTGGGATTACAAAAGGTTCGAGTGGTTGCTGGAGACGCTAAATATCGTGTATAAACCACCACCAAATCATTTCCATTGGGTCACGAGAAAGGAGTCGCTGCGCAAGCTCACCGACAAATACTGCGAAAACATCAAGCAGGAGCGACTGGAAACTTACAAACAAATGTTGCAAGCTGAGCAACCTGTGTTTTTGCAGGAGAAAATCAGGGCGCTGGAATTTATGAGAAACGAGCAGCAGGAGTGCGGGGTGGAAGTCACCGTGACGGATGAAGAGATAGAAGCAGTTAGAAAACAACTACAGGACTTGGAGAAGGACAagttgtag